A window of the Brassica napus cultivar Da-Ae chromosome A2, Da-Ae, whole genome shotgun sequence genome harbors these coding sequences:
- the LOC106406969 gene encoding probable inactive histone-lysine N-methyltransferase SUVR2, which translates to MAPNTHVKRAFKAMNDLGITDAQVKPVLKNLLILYDKNWELIAEDNYRALADAIFDSQESHATEEVKGKEKKGDEAESSAAEVDRGKKKALESLEEDEDELEPPLKRLRRRSEGVSASGASNNPDLGSPNLEEHTTHDEDTTISLPFHPQPTENNADAETNGHGDDPRTTIERYSEQRLATTLEESSTLELASSETGEVKINLSFAPATGGSNLRVPTMEELRRAMEDKCLRSYKILDPDFSVGRFMGDIVTCFLELSKNAASHSPETLPFLATNIDVLKKPAANQSLENLPTNVEEKGEAGESKGLVVVPECQISADDFRLISSINDVTLGKETLEIPWVNEVNSKVPPPFRYIPQSYVYLDASVKFSVGNMRDDDQRCSSCCGDCLAPSVACSCATALSGFPSYTKDGLLQNDFLEECVSEARDPQKHVLQFCKECPLEKAKNIEILEPCKGHLKRKAIKECWINCGCINKCGNRVVQHGIHNKLQVFFTPNGRGWGLRTLEKLPKGAFVCEFAGEILTISELIKRSSEKLTFPVILDAHWGSEEASGVDKALCLDGMHYGNISRFINHRCSDANLIDIPVHVENMDFNYYHLAFFTTRDIEALEELTWDYGVEFNDHVYPTLPFHCQCGSEFCRNVKRISKSKKAKKRA; encoded by the exons ATGGCACCAAATACGCATGTCAAAAGAGCGTTCAAAGCTATGAATGATCTTGGAATAACGGATGCGCAAGTGAAGCCGGTCTTGAAGAACCTTCTCATCCTTTACGACAAGAACTGGGAGTTGATAGCCGAGGACAACTACAGGGCTCTCGCTGATGCTATCTTCGACAGCCAAGAGTCTCAT GCCACTGAAGAAGTAAAAGGAAAGGAGAAGAAGGGAGATGAAGCTGAAAGCAGC GCTGCGGAAGTTGACAGAGGAAAGAAGAAGGCGCTTGAA TCTCTcgaggaagatgaagatgagcTTGAACCCCCTTTAAAGAGGCTGCGACGCAGAAGTGAAGGAGTCTCTGCTTCAGGGGCTTCGAACAATCCCGACTTGGGAAGTCCCAATTTAGAAGAGCACACAACTCATGACGAAGACACTACTATCTCATTACCATTTCATCCTCAACCAACCGAAAATAACGCTGATGCTG AAACAAATGGACATGGTGACGATCCTCGTACAACTATTGAGAGATATAGTGAGCAGAGGCTGGCTACAACCCTGGAAGAATCTTCGACACTTGAATTAGCTTCTTCTGAGACGGGTGAAGTGAAGATTAATCTGAGTTTTGCCCCTGCAACTGGAGGATCCAATCTACGTGTACCCACTATGGAGGAACTGCGAAGAGCAATGGAGGATAAGTGTCTCCGTTCTTACAAAATACTCGACCCTGACTTCTCTGTAGGTCGTTTTATGGGCGACATCGTTACTTGCTTCCTCGAACTATCAAAAAACGCAGCCAGCCATTCGCCAGAAACATTGCCGTTTCTCGCGACGAATATTGATGTGTTGAAGAAACCTGCAGCCAACCAGTCGCTAGAGAACTTGCCGACGAATGTTGAAGAAAAGGGAGAAGCTGGTGAGTCCAAGGGTTTAGTAGTAGTTCCAGAGTGCCAGATCTCTGCGGATGATTTTAGATTGATAAGCAGCATTAATGATGTCACTCTTGGAAAAGAAACTCTTGAGATTCCCTGGGTGAATGAAGTCAATAGCAAGGTTCCTCCACCCTTTCGATACATACCCCAAAGCTACGTCTATCTAGATGCTTCAGTGAAGTTTTCAGTTGGGAACATGAGGGATGATGACCAACGCTGCTCCTCTTGCTGTGGAGATTGCTTGGCTCCTTCAGTGGCATGCAGTTGTGCAACTGCACTTAGTGGCTTCCCGTCATACACAAAAGATGGCCTCCTGCAGAATGATTTCCTGGAAGAGTGTGTCTCTGAGGCACGTGACCCGCAGAAACATGTGTTGCAATTTTGCAAAGAATGTCCGTTGGAGAAGGCTAAAAACATAGAGATTCTGGAACCGTGCAAGGGGCATCTAAAGAGGAAGGCTATTAAAGAATGTTGGATCAATTGTGGCTGTATCAACAAATGTGGCAACCGAGTCGTCCAACATGGCATTCATAACAAGCTGCAG GTGTTTTTCACGCCCAATGGGAGAGGTTGGGGACTCAGGACTCTAGAAAAGCTGCCTAAAGGAGCATTTGTCTGTGAGTTTGCTGGAGAAATATTGACCATTTCGGAGTTGATCAAACGTAGCTCGGAGAAGCTTACCTTTCCGGTAATATTGGATGCACACTGGGGTTCTGAAGAAGCTTCAGGTGTCGACAAAGCTCTTTGCCTTGATGGAATGCATTATGGAAATATTTCAAGGTTTATCAATCACAG ATGCTCAGATGCAAATTTGATTGACATCCCAGTGCATGTGGAGAATATGGACTTTAACTACTATCAT ctcGCGTTCTTCACAACAAGAGACATCGAGGCGCTGGAAGAACTAACATGG GATTATGGCGTCGAGTTCAACGATCATGTTTATCCCACGCTTCCGTTCCATTGTCAATGTGGTAGCGAGTTCTGTCGGAATGTTAAGCGGATAAGCA AAAGCAAGAAGGCAAAGAAGAGAGCATAA
- the LOC106409327 gene encoding uncharacterized protein LOC106409327 has protein sequence MSKQGLKRLQFQRLGKRIESSTTASARLGNSEERTIVAFACSCCGKPPRVLVEQFIWRLKKRFRWSWKSGSNNIQSSYDLRSYHLNFDKGWSRQR, from the coding sequence ATGAGCAAACAAGGTTTGAAGAGACTTCAGTTTCAGAGATTGGGAAAGCGAATTGAAAGCTCAACGACGGCTTCAGCGAGGCTAGGAAATTCAGAGGAAAGAACGATCGTGGCGTTTGCGTGCTCATGTTGTGGAAAACCTCCCCGCGTTCTCGTGGAACAGTTTATTTGGAGGTTGAAAAAGCGTTTTCGGTGGTCGTGGAAGAGTGGTAGTAATAATATTCAGAGTAGCTATGATCTCCGAAGCTATCATCTGAATTTTGACAAGGGTTGGTCTCGTCAACGGTGA
- the LOC106409328 gene encoding uncharacterized protein LOC106409328 — MNKQGFKTLKFRRWGKRIGSSTTASATLRNSEERRTIVAFAFSCCGKPPRVLLKQFVWRLKSRLRWSRKSGSNNIQCRYDLRSYHLNFDDDWSF, encoded by the coding sequence ATGAACAAGCAAGGTTTCAAGACACTTAAGTTTAGGAGATGGGGAAAGCGAATCGGAAGCTCAACAACAGCTTCCGCGACGCTACGAAACTCAGAGGAAAGAAGAACGATTGTGGCGTTTGCGTTCTCATGttgtggaaaacctcctcgCGTTCTCCTGAAGCAGTTTGTTTGGAGGTTGAAATCACGTTTAAGGTGGTCGCGGAAGAGTGGTAGTAATAATATCCAGTGTAGGTATGATCTCCGGAGCTATCATCTGAATTTCGATGACGATTGGtctttttaa